Below is a genomic region from Ailuropoda melanoleuca isolate Jingjing chromosome 8, ASM200744v2, whole genome shotgun sequence.
ctgcctcagtttccacttctCTGTTTCAACTGCCACTGCCTCTGCTCAGGCTACCTTCAGTGCTGGCTAAAGTGGATGTGTGTTTTAGGCTATTCACTgacctccctccttcttttccagAGACTTCTGTCATTCATCTTTTGTAGAACAggaattatctttctaaaatataacagGAATCACTTCTACATTCAAACATTCAGAAGACTGCCCTCACCTTCCTACAAAATTCAAATTCCGTAACTTTAGACACAAAATCCTTCATAATCTGAACCCCCTTCTCCGTAATCCTTACAACAACACCCTGTGAAACCAAACTACCTAGCATTTGTCCATCATCCAGGCACTACTTCCTGGCTCTGGTCTATTTCCATATGTTTCAGTATTTTGCAGTCATGCTGTGTAAATCTGGACAGGTAAGTTCATCCTGGGTTTCTTTGTTCACATGTAATGAGCGAAATTGCAATTCAGATCATAAAATTCAGTGTTCAGTGTTCACCCTACCTCAAGTACAGGATAACAAATCCCATTAGAAAGGGTAACCTGAATCTCTGTCAATGTTTGAAATGTCTAAATTTTAACATCTATTTCATATGTGTGCCCACACATGCACAAATGCATACACACTCATGTGTATACACTGTTTGTACAGGACCATGTTGAAGAAGGCAGAGCCAGCCTCTATAAGTCTGTGGTTTCCAACAGCTGCAAGGAGATGTCTTGTTATTCAGACTTTCCATTCCCAGAAGATTATCCAAACTATGTGCCAAATTCTCAATTCCTGGAATATCTCAAAATGTATGCAAACCGGTTCAACCTCCTGGAATGCATTCAGTTCAAGGTAAGACACAAAACATCAGTCGCAGTCAGAAAGTGTTGCCTACCTGTTTCCTGTTTCTCTCAATAGCCTAGCGCTTGGCTCTGTAGCTGAGATCGTGAACTGGCAAGATGGATGCCACCTGGCTGGATTCCTTTTCCCTTTGTACTCGCACCCACCCTCAGAAAATCTGGAGGGGAAGGTGGATACTCTCTGTAAGGATTcacatgtatacatttttaatttgtaataatgAATGTCATCCAAGTAGCCAAAGGGACCTGAAAATATCAAACCACATTCTCAGCTTGGGACAAAAGCACAAAGGGACATTGATGACTTCTACCAGTCCCTAGGTCCTCTCTTCTTGAGTATCCCTTTGTACGAATGAACATGCGCAACGGCCCATATACAAGAGAACCTCACTATTTGAAGGAAATCTTTTCTAGATATCCTTGGAAATACAAAAATCTTtgaatattgttattttcatagGCCTTATCCACCTCCCTTTCCATTTCCAAGAACAGAGACAGGAAGAAGGTAGAACACAGAGGCAAATGaatatactctttttttccagttcttttcctctccaagaaacatgaaaatccgtgtgtttttcttctcctatATCCCCCTCTTCCTGCTACAGATGGGGATGGTAAGGAATTCCTAGGGAATTGAAAGCAACATGAATGACCAAAACTAGtagtaaataaaattcatattcacaACCTTAAAAGTACTGACCAAAATGTAAccactatcttgaagagatatctgcacccgcatgttcattgcagcattatttacaatagtcaagacatggaaacaaccctaGTGTCCATCGGTGGGTacgtggataaagaaaatgtagcacacacatacacacacactggaatgttGTTTAGccataaaacagaaggaaatcctgtcatttgcaacaacatggatgcacctttagagtattatactaagtgaaataagtcagacaaatactgtatgatctcacttgtgtgtgaaattcaaaaaacaaaaacaaaaacaacaaactcatagaaacagaacagattggtggttgccagaggagaagggTGGGGTTTGGAGGACATGGGTTaagatggtcaaaaggtacagacttccagttataagataaatcagttctggggatataatgtacagcatgctGAATATAGTTAATGGTATGGTATTGTATAttcgaaagttgctaagagagtagatcttaaaagttcttatcataagaaaaagaattacaactatgtgaggtgatggatgtgaaCTAAATTTATTGTGTGTTGCAATTATTTTGCAGTATTGCACATTTATCAGATCATTACATCATATACTTTAAACTTATACAGTATTGTACACCAATTATGTTTCAATCAAACTGGAGTAAAATGGAAGTATTGCAGTTTTCCAAAGTGTATTTTACTCCACTTCCTTATTTTGCAAGGGATACCACCATAATGAATGAATATGAtccacagaaatatttttaattcatcagaGTTCCTGAATCGGAAGCTTTTCCTTTACTACATGCTGCCCcaagtctattttaaaataattgaaaaaaaaatgtttaaagctaGATGTTCACCAAAGTTTCAAGAAAGTACACACATAAGggatttctttcctctctgtacATTCCAAATTTTTAAGTACAAACagttcttactttatttttaaataaaagtaaactctactttgaaatcaattaatttttaattaactgaaaacttatattttaaaaagtaagagttCCTATCACAAATGTCGGAATCCAACAAGTGCTTCAAATATTATAAACCAAATAGTGACCCCATTAGGAAAGACTTGAGATACTTGTCttctctgaaaactgaaaaaaggaaGGGAGCAAAGTCTCTTGGCCAGTGGAgtatttatgcttttaaatttgaCTTGTgaatttatttcacatattttctgaATCAGAACCTCACAcccataaatttatatatacttgattaaaacaaaaaatatactgaaatttGGACTCCTCCCAGAACATTCAGGCCATAAAGTTAGCATTTCCCAATCATTCTCTGGATCTGGGAAAACTTCAGCAACATATTCTACAGAACCTTTCATAAGgtccaaatttatattttcaatttatattacCCATGTCTCTATTAAAGCACAGCTCTAGGAGAGATACACATAacagaaagaataatgaaaaagacATCAGAAGACCATGGTTCTTGGTTCTATCACTTACTGTGAGAATTTGAGCAAATCACTCAAACTTTTTGGATCTCATCGCTTCTCTTAAATACCCCACCATAACTCTAAACTCAGAATACTTCCATTCCGAAAATTATGGTTAATCTGATAACTCGATTCAATTTCTAAGTTTATGCTTATTAACTATGTTTAGTCTGTGTTCCAGAGCATTTGAAATGTCAACGAGTACATTGGCCAGCAAGCCCTTACAAGAAACTTGACAACAATTAATTGTGACTATGATTCTTTTTTCAGACTAAAGTCTGCAAAGTAACAAAATGCCCAGATTTTACTGTCACCGGCCAATGGGAGGTGGTCACTCAGTGTGAAGGAAAGCAAGAGTCTGCCATCTTTGATGCTGTCATGGTCTGCACTGGTTTCCTTACTAACCCGTATTTGCCACTGGACTCTGTTCCAGGTAAGGCATTTTCTGAAACTGACCTTAATTTGTCTCAAGGGAGCCATCCTGATACTGGCTTGATCCGGGAGTGAATTTCTATGGTTCCTCCATTAAATAGTTAAAGTTGTAAAGTAACagggattttttatttctaaccaGCACTTTCTGGCCAGTTTTTGGCTTTCATTTGTTCCAAAAGACCTATAGGTGCcaaaaagtagaataaataacTAGCAAGCAGTTTTATGCTTCACTGAGGTTCAATGTCCCTTGGTAAGCAATGGGTAACAGTCCGAAGGTCTTCTGAGACACAGGATACTTACACAAGTGGGTAGCCTCAGCAGTAGCACACAGCCAAACCTGAGTTTAAAGGCCACAAAGGCCTTTATTCAAtcgatgaataaagaaaaaagtagcatgatttttgtttgttttgttctgtagAGGTTTAGCTAGATCAGAGAGTTATATACCACTAGGCCAATAGTCAACAGGGAGAAGAATCTTGGGAGACAAGTTAAGTCATCCTTGgatctcagcttccttatctggtTTTTGCACAACCATGATTCATGTTAATCTATGTCAAATTTCCATTGGACAACAGTGAAGAGGGAATAGAAGATGAAATGGTTTCGTTTATTTTTAACCGTAGTaagttttcaaaaagttaaaactttaggagatttttctcttcatcatcTAAATAAGATCTGGAGGGATCTCAAGGCTCATCTTACAATAAACTCACATACTTCCAATGCCCCCAGAGCTCACTCAAGTCATGTCAAGTCAAAATAAAGCGCATCCTGAAAATTGCCACAGACTAGAGTCATTGAATCGAAAAGGATCAAGCCCAATATAAGGAACTATTCTCCAACAGTTCAAGCCTCTGCTTGAACAGTTCAACAGTGGACTTTCGCCACCCCACAAGACAGCCCAATCCTTTCTCAGCTCTTGTCCACAGAGCAAATCCCTGAGCAGGAAAACTACTCCAAACTCCCAGGAAGGAGTGCCCAGTACAGGATCATTCCAAGAATCCAGAAGGTTCCATGACATAGAGAGTACACTGAATTTATTTGGCACTCAGTGTATTacacaaagtattaaaaaatacagagatggATAAGACAATATGTAGCCTGTatgggaggaaggaaatgagatTTATAGGAATCCAGTGGAGGAATCACAGCCTACATATGACCTGCAAGTGAAACCAATACTCATTTTACAACAAACTCACGTGCATCCAATGGTGCTGGCTCTGTCCTGCACCTGTCATTCAAGTCAGGTCGGATTAGGATAAAGTGTACCGGAAAGCAACTGAACCAACGTCCTCAGTTTGAATAGGATGGGCTTGAGACCAGGAAGTACAGATTCTAGGCTACCCAGTCAACAAGCTGTACAATCTTGGGCCTTCCACTTAACATTTCTAAGTTTTTTGCCCATAATTTGAGGGGCTTGGACCACCCTACCCAACAGCATACATCACAAATCAAGCAAACGGAGCTCTACGGGACTCACAGACCTTCTCaataccagtctttttttttttttaagactttatttatttgagagtgtgtgcacataagcaggggggtggggcagagggtgagggagaagcagattctccactcagcagggagcccaatgcagggggctcatgacctgagccgaaggcagatgtttaactgactgaaccacccaggtgccctctcagTACCAGTCTAACCAGCCACTACCAACTGGCCATTTGAAATCCCAGGCTAGTTAATATTAAGGAGCCTTTGAGCTCTAAAGTTTTGTGACTTTAGATTTGAAAAGGAGTCCTCCAAATTCCACAGACCTGCTTAGTACATAGTACATACACCCTGGGGTCATTGTTAACCGTtacaaaaattcaaattctttgaaGACATTCAAAAACGTGTCTGGAGGCATATTGTTCTGGAGGCAATTCCAAAGATGTTCCAAAAAGTCTTAGTAAAAATAACAGGTGTCATAGAATAAATGTTTAAGTTCCCAAGATAACTACTTTTATTCATTAAGATATATACATTCTAGTGTGTTTACTAACACAACCACATTCACCTAATAAAAGTCCTGGCTCTGTCTTCCTGTGATGTAAGAGGGGAAAATACTAGTCTGATAGGAGACTTAGCCACAGAGACTCATTTTTGCTCATTTGTGATCCCAGAGAGCCTGTTCTAGAGTGAATCTAAGATGATTTAACATCCAGGGATAATAATTCTATGATTCTCCTTAAACTTGTCTAGCTCTCCCTCCTCGGCCATTCTCTGATCCATACTGGATCCTGTCTGAATTAATATTTGAACTTGGTTCCATCCTTGTTAAGTTCTAAAGGCTCTGGATTATGGTGAGTTTTAACAGAGATTCAGATCAGATTTCTAATGACTCAAGGTGAACTAAAAAGCTACCAGATCTTGATAAGGCTACTTGCCACAAGCATCCATATTTATCCCCTGAGAATCTAGATGTCTTATcactttttctggaaaaaataggTTCTTTGTATAGTATGTATTACTTTTGATTGATTGTGTTAATGCAACCTTGAGAGAATTTTCCAACACtctccattcacatttaatgtttcAGTGAGACATTTGGTATCAACTGCCTGAGATACCCTTTCTAGTTAGAACAGTAGATCTAAACCCAGTATAACCAACATAATCCCTTTTTCTCAGAGCCAGCTCTTGCTGACTCAGCAAACCCAGCCTGCCTTATAGTCAGTCACCAAGGAGAACTATCAGTGAACTTTCTCAACTCACATGGATCTTTTCAAATAagaaccacattttatttatcttatttcccTGATATCAACTAGCACAGTGCCAAGCACATACATGCCAAAAAAAGTTGGCTGAGTAGAGTGGAGGCACAGATCCCAAGTTTCTTTTAACTTCTCTGCCCTTGCTCCTTGCTTGCAAAAAGCTCTAATACAGTCAAATATTAGTAAGTAGAATACTACTGTCCCACTGATTTCTATCACATTTTAAATGGTAATGACTCCTTCCACTTTTGCTTAATAAATCTTTATGCCACAATATTTCAACTTAGTAGTAAATAAACCTAGAGGGCTATCTAGTGAAATAGAGTAAGTAcctccattaaataaataatcactcATTAATTTCTGTGTCTTATAAAGCCATGTATTCGTATTTTGGATTTTCTTAGAgtatactattaaaaaataaccaaaataatccaTCAAAAGGGTATTAATGGCACAATATTTATGTTTCATTCACTGATCCTGTAAAATTCCTTATTTGACTTTCTTTTCCTATAggtataaatacatttaaaggcCAGTACTTTCATAGCCGACTGTATAAACATCCAGATATGTTTAAGGACAAGAGAGTCCTTGTGATTGGAATGGGGAATTCGGGCACAGACATTGCTGTGGAGGCCAGCCACGTGGCAAAAAAGGTACCATTCTTCATGTTACTTAATGAAGAATTTTATCTTAAGGTGCATGCCTCAGGCAAACAGTgataaatgatgaaagaaataaatatgcccaaagcacacacacatacaaaaaacagattttttatttttttaaagattttatttatttatttatttatttatttatttgtcagagagagagagagggagcacaagcagggggagcagcaggcagagagagaagctggctccccgctgagcaaggagcccgatgcaggacttgatcccaggaccctgggatcatgacctgagctgaaggcagactcttaactgactgagccacccaggcattcccaaaaaaacagatttttaaagtattttttcttacGTGTTTATAAATTTTACTCCAAATTCCAcgtgtcattttttttccaagaccagcttctctgacttcccatttttgtcattttcccaGTCATCCAACAAGAGCTTAGGAGACATCTGTGTCTTACCTAGTCCCATCAGTGAGAAAATCCTGTCCTTCGTCCCTTGCGAAGATCTCCCATTTGCTCCCTCCTTTCCTTGTTAACCACCACTACACTCAGCAAGTCCATACACAAAGGCTACCCCACTGTCCTCCTAATGATAATTATAGagataattcatatttattgGGGCTTCCTTTGTGCCAAGCACTTCACTAAATGCTTTACTGCACGACCTCAGTCATCCAAGGAAGCTGCTGGAGTAGGTGCTGTCGGTACCCTTGActgtagatgaagaaattgaggcttacaGAGGCTAAGGGGCCTGCCTAAAGTTGTGCCACTAGCAGATGGCAGAGCCAGCCTTCAAGTTCAAGTTCCTCTGACCCAAAGCACCTGTTCCtacttctgcctgcctctctgcatGCCCAGTCCTTCCTCCCACATGTGGCAATCTGTAGACACCCTAACAGCAACAAACAAATCCTCTGAAAAGCCAGCTCTCATTATGACACTCATGTTTAAAAACTTCTAATAACTCCTTTtacctaaaaaaatatatgtcaactatactcaagtgaaaaaaagaaaagaaaagaaaagaaaaaagtgggagaaggaagcagagaaggcagATCTGAGAAAGCACAGGCCTCTTTTGATCACTTTGCCAAACCACGGAAGCTAGGAAAGCTATGCTGGGTCCGTGCTCCTGCCAAAACGTACAGGGAAACTCTTTTCACtaaaataatcaagtaaaataaaatcaacacaaaagaaatactaataataaaTTGCAGATGGATTAGCCCTCCATTATAGGGTTCTCCTTAATCTGGTTCGAATCTGCCTTTTCAACTTTATCCCCCACTACTCTGGGCCCGTTCCGATTCGGCGTGTTTTCCCCTTGGCTTGTACCCTACCCCTTCATTCTATAGTGCCCTTTCTCCTTTATTACAATCCACATGTTCATGCCCAGCTCTCTCACTGCAACACAGTGATCTCTCTCTAGTACGAATTTATGTAGTAATTGTAATGAACATTCCTCAGTTGGCACGCgttaacaacaaataaaaatgagttgTTGGCTTCTGGTGTGCCAAATactgtgccaggtactggggATACACAGAAGAACACAATAGAAACGAGATTTCTGCCATCGTGTAGTATAGAGTCGTGGGGGACACAGATGACAATTACGTAAGTATAGATAATTAGTTCACTAATTTCAAGGGTGAAAATAGCCACAAAGAAAAAGGATTGGGAATGTGTGACTATAATATTCCTTTTGGAGGCTCTCAAACAAGGACctgatggattgattgatttggAGAGACTAGCGGTGTGGTGGAGTTTTcctgaaagaaggggaaaggaggtCCTGAAAGGAAAAAGAGCACAGTCTCACCCACTATGCCCACCACATGTGGGTAgcatattattatttctatttctctaatgATAGGAAATTTCAAATTCAGTCAGCTGATAAACTCAAAGAGCCAatctgtaaagtaaaaaaaaaaaaaaaaaaagcattcaccaAAACTAATTGTGTTACTGAACTTTATTGTCAATTCGACAATGGTTTCTACTGAAACTCTTTGTAGACAACATTCATCTGCTGTCGTGCCTACAAAATTGTAACCACCTGCTCGCTTTCTTTTCACACGAGACTCGCACTCCCCCTCAGTGGCCACGGTATCTCTTTCACTGTGGTGCGAACGCCGTGTCTGGCAGATAATAAGTTCTCCATTACATGTGCTACGGTGTTTTACTACTCTAGGCAGTCAAACCATGATCTCAAAAGAATAACTTCAGAATGGGAGCTGGAGGAGCCGGAACTATGTGGTTGAGGATGTATTTTGAGGGTGGCAGATTTCTGGTGCCATTCTAATCATGAAACGTCCTGAATTTCTGGCAAAGCCAGCCCTGTTCTCTGGGTCAAACTGAGTGGCTTCTTTTATTGCTTCCAGGTATTCCTCAGCACCACTGGAGGGGCCTGGGTGATGAGCCGAGTCTTTGACTCTGGATACCCATGGGACATGGTGTTCACGACTCGATTTCAGAACATGTTCAGAAATTCTCTCCCAACTCCAATTGTGACTTGGTTGATTGCAAGAAAGATGAACAGCTGGTTCAATCATGCAAATTACGGCTTAGTACCAGAAGACAGGTAAATATAGTGTGTCTGCTGAGGGCTGCTGGGAAGAAGGAACCTCGATCCTTCCACTGGCATATCCAAACCAGGCGATAACACAATCACATGACTGAATATGAAGGAAAACCTCATACAAATGTACTTCATAAGAGCTAACTGTTTTTGAGTTCTTGGTAAATGAAACTATATATTTCATCTTGTCAATAACCctttaaagtattattataatcTCCTGTTTATCATGGGTAAACCGAGGCTTCGCCAAGTACAGTTACTTGCCCAAGCTCATTTAGTAGTAAGCGAGCTCTGTGAGTTAGGCAAGTTACACAAGCTTCAGCTACAGTGATCAAAAGACAGTGTCTTGTCTATGACTCCTTTGACATAAGCAACACACTTGCCTTGTTTCACTGTGTGGGAAAAATCAAATGCTATAGTTGCCCCTCGCCATGTCTCCAATAGCAACACCTTCTTGCCCTTGTCAAGATGACCTTGATCTCAGTCTGTCCTTAATTCAGTCTGTAACTGAGTTATCACCTACGACTTAGCTCATTAGCAAGAACAGCTAATGAGGCTCTACTTTCTCATTCATTAAGTTTGTACAACAATATTCCATTACCAGGGTGGCACCACAGCCTGGAGATCCTGTCTGATCTTCCTCCAGATTTCACTCTGGGTGAGCATGGCTCATGTGGCACCCAAGCCACCACAGATGGCACACAAGGGGGCTGCTCTCTTCATCCTTCGCTCACATATCTTCCTCTCACCCTGCTCTCCTCTTGTCTCTACTGTCACCatcttttccttctgtatttcttaCCTGCCCTCTTCCACCCCCTACTTCCAAAGCCCCTCAGGGGTTTTGACTCTTGCCACCAGAGCTTTGTCTACCATAAGCTTTGTCTAACCTGTATGGCAACTGGGGGactataaagtattttatttaatccccaaAACCTTAGAAGAGGTGAAATGAGCCTAAGGAACTATCATCCCTTCACTCTTGGATTTAATCATTTATCATTTCCAAAGTTCTTGCATATATACTATTTCATGTTTGCAATGTTATTTGGTTTGCCGTGTTATTTGGGATATTGGAAATTTTGAGACCGTCCCCAGCTCCTATCTATTTCATATGCTCTTCATCCTACCCAATGAACTAAGGATAGCAAGTGTCAGTATCCCTagtttacagatgaataaaagcCAATAGGGACCAAATGACTTCCTCAAGCTCTGTTAAGTATAAACATTAGGACAAGAAGCCACCTTTCCTCCCTCCTattccagtgctctttccatttTATCACACTGTCTCTTTCTGTGCCTTCATCACAACCTCAAAATGGCTCAGCTTATTTAAAATCATCTCACCAAGTATTTGCTTAGTGATCCCAAAGGCATAGGCAGAAAAAGATAATTCTGCCCTTGTTCCTTTTAAGCACATGCCTGCTTTCCTTGTACAATTGCTCCCTAGGAGGAGAGAGTTCCCAACAGTTCTCAGCAGATGTGGAAGTCCCCGCCTTCCCCTGTAGTCCTTCAGCACGGGGTTATCTCTAATGACAGTGATAACTGAGAGCTGAAATTCAGCAAGGGAAACAGGAGCCAGAGAAAGCTCCGATCCCCTTCTCCACAGGCTTCCAAACTCTAGTAAATGGCAAACACATTTCATCATTCTTGGACATTCATGAGTCCCTCCTACAGAGGTAACTTCTCCCACGGCCGGCACCTCCTGCCTGGCCAAGGGGAGAGTCCCaggatgaagaaaggaagggaaggaggagggagggctggccACACCCGTCACTGGCAGATCTCTTCCCTGCCCACGTTTCTGTCTAGGACGCAGCTGAGGGAGCCTGTGCTAAATGACGAGCTTCCGGGCTGTATCATCACTGGGAAAGTGCTCATCAAGCCAAGCATAAAGGAGGTGAAGGAAAATTCTGTCGTATTTAACAACACCCCAAAGGAAGAGCCCATTGATATCATCGTCTTTGCCACTGGCTACACCTTTGCTTTCCCCTTCCTTGATGAGACTGTAGTCAAAGTTGAAAGCGGCCAGGCATCGCTGTACAAGTACATCTTCCCCGCGCACCTGCCACAGCCTACCCTGGCTGTTATTGGCGTCATCAAACCCTTAGGCTCCATGATACCCACAGGAGAAACACAAGCACGATGGGTTGTTCGAGTCCTGAAAGGTATGTGCACGAGAAACCGCAGGGCGTACGTTTTTGGTTTGCCATGTTATTTGGGATATTGGAAATTCCGAGACCATCCCCAGCTCCAATCTAAAACAACACAGTCTTTAAAAGCAGGATCCATTCTAGTCTCCATGGAATTCCACTATTATAATGAATTGGAGGCAGTACCAGCACCAAGGATAAATCAGGGGTCAAAAAATACAAGTTGTGTCTGCCTGTTATTTTCACCAAATCAACAggttcaattaaaattaaaatcccgGTCAATGGAGTGACAGGATTCAGTTGTGAGGTTTTGTCATATCAGTTAACAAGTGAGCTGATCAGATGCTTACAATTTCTCAGCTGGTAGCATTATTACCAGGAGCATACCACCAATCCAAGTAGGCTGCTAACATTTTTTTGCCAGAACAGACAAGTCAGTGGGtactaagaataaaagaagagCAAGAGCAAAGCATCTTCAACCACTAAGCAAGCAGGCTTAAAGttaaattccctttttttttcttatgtttcataggtATAAATAAGTTACCACCACAAAGTGTCATGATAGAGGAAGTtaatgcaagaaaagaaaataaacccagTGGGTAAGTTAACTAAATGAACCACTTATGCATCTTTTTTGAATCATCACTCAAATTGGTAAAACAATAGCAGACCGAGGTGAGCTACACTGGAGGAAAAAGAAGCATCTGagacttaaagggaaaaaaaatccaggctAGCCTGTGTAAGGAGAGAgggcagaaaggaaaatgagtttAAGTGTCCCCAAATTGTCACTTTAAACCATGATTATCTAACGCCAAATGGTGTCTGGATTCTAAACCAAATGTAATTAAGTCTCATCTCCCAGATCCCTTATTCCATGCCTTATTCATAATCAGGCAAAGAGCTGTGTTCATCATTCTGACGCCAGAAGGGTCtgcttactcattcattcaacaaatctttatcCAGCTCTATTGTTTTATTCAGTTGGCTTCTCTAGAGCAGGATTCTGCAAACTATGGTCTGTGGGCCAAATCTGCCAATCGCTCGAATTTTTCttttacgtttttatttttttatatatatatttttaacattttatttatttgagagagagagagagagaatgagcagggagagcagcagaggaggagaaagaagcaggctccccactgagcaggaagcctgatgcggggctcagtcccaggaccctgggatcatgacctgagccgaagacagacgcttcattgaccgagccacccaggagcccctctttcaCGTTTTTAGAtgggtggagaaaaagaagatTATTTTCTGATATGTGAAAATTAGAGGAAATCTAAATCACAGTGGCCATACATAAAGTTTATGAGAACATAGCCACACTCGTTCATTTACAGACTGTGTATAGCTGCTTTTGAgttacaacagcagagctgagtagttgagATAGAGATGGTAATATGGCCCTCAAAGCCTAATGTGCTTACCATTTGGCCTTTTGCCAGAATAAGTTTGTTGACCCTGTTTCCTGGAGAAAGGTTTCCACGTATGCTCTGCTCTTTGGCTGGCACTCAGGGACCAGGGACAACAGAAGGGAAGTGGCCAGCAAAGAAGGAAGTCTTGGCCTCCCCCGCACCCCCCATTCTCACTCCTAATCCAGCTAAAACATCTCTGGTTTCATCTGTTTCACTGTGAATCTGTTTTTGGCTTTCATATAAATTTTCCCTTAAATAATATTTCTCAGaccaaaagaaagttttaaaatcactgcatttaagaatttttatcacTTCTCTAATTTATATATGTTTGCAAACTTCATGTTGATCTATCCTTGTCAAAGTACTAaatcccaaaataataaaaacattttagatgTCTCTTTTTCACCCTCAACCCAGAATATGATTCAACCTCCATTATGGAATTCTGCTATAACATAGA
It encodes:
- the FMO1 gene encoding dimethylaniline monooxygenase [N-oxide-forming] 1 isoform X1, which codes for MAKRVAIVGAGVSGLASIKCCLEEGLEPTCFERSDDLGGLWRFTDHVEEGRASLYKSVVSNSCKEMSCYSDFPFPEDYPNYVPNSQFLEYLKMYANRFNLLECIQFKTKVCKVTKCPDFTVTGQWEVVTQCEGKQESAIFDAVMVCTGFLTNPYLPLDSVPGINTFKGQYFHSRLYKHPDMFKDKRVLVIGMGNSGTDIAVEASHVAKKVFLSTTGGAWVMSRVFDSGYPWDMVFTTRFQNMFRNSLPTPIVTWLIARKMNSWFNHANYGLVPEDRTQLREPVLNDELPGCIITGKVLIKPSIKEVKENSVVFNNTPKEEPIDIIVFATGYTFAFPFLDETVVKVESGQASLYKYIFPAHLPQPTLAVIGVIKPLGSMIPTGETQARWVVRVLKGINKLPPQSVMIEEVNARKENKPSGFGLCYCKALQTDYITYIDELLTSINAKPNLFSLLLTDPRLALTIFFGPCTPYQFRLTGPGKWKGARNAILTQWDRTFKVTKTRIVQETPSPFASLLKLLSLLALLMAIFLIFL
- the FMO1 gene encoding dimethylaniline monooxygenase [N-oxide-forming] 1 isoform X2 gives rise to the protein MAKRVAIVGAGVSGLASIKCCLEEGLEPTCFERSDDLGGLWRFTTKVCKVTKCPDFTVTGQWEVVTQCEGKQESAIFDAVMVCTGFLTNPYLPLDSVPGINTFKGQYFHSRLYKHPDMFKDKRVLVIGMGNSGTDIAVEASHVAKKVFLSTTGGAWVMSRVFDSGYPWDMVFTTRFQNMFRNSLPTPIVTWLIARKMNSWFNHANYGLVPEDRTQLREPVLNDELPGCIITGKVLIKPSIKEVKENSVVFNNTPKEEPIDIIVFATGYTFAFPFLDETVVKVESGQASLYKYIFPAHLPQPTLAVIGVIKPLGSMIPTGETQARWVVRVLKGINKLPPQSVMIEEVNARKENKPSGFGLCYCKALQTDYITYIDELLTSINAKPNLFSLLLTDPRLALTIFFGPCTPYQFRLTGPGKWKGARNAILTQWDRTFKVTKTRIVQETPSPFASLLKLLSLLALLMAIFLIFL